From the genome of Papaver somniferum cultivar HN1 chromosome 2, ASM357369v1, whole genome shotgun sequence, one region includes:
- the LOC113349754 gene encoding uncharacterized protein LOC113349754 isoform X1: MKTISLRSQFEMEHVINKWGSTGSTLKVMVIDAYLKFVSAVLSDYIKALNGVVDKKWCPTKDSLSAVLKTLKELDSKLSYEWHDSDDLIKETFLKKKLAFLNLFQMKLLIWDILDVRGYISKSHVEWLEECVCDFTCRDEIEDYIFDTKRSCYPFFEKKQEEEPQRKRKRSSAFNLRDEEESQRKRSSALNLQDYTLLRRKRDKKKYIQEIREEYMVLDEKCKREASRVLQFSDYLNIRSTKLDIPLYRLKLATLISRLSSLIRIHPQNQAVGGPTTSKV, translated from the exons ATGAAGACTATTAGTTT GCGTTCCCAATTTGAAATGGAACATGTAATTAATAAGTGGGGATCTACTGGGTCAACCTTGAAAGTGATGGTTATTGATGCATATCTCAAATTTGTAAGTGCTGTATTATCTGATTACATCAAGGCTTTAAATGGAGTGGTTGACAAAAAATGGTGTCCTACCAAAGATTCTTTAAGTGCTGTTCTGAAGACTCTTAAAGAACTCGATTCAAAGCTCTCCTACGAATGGCACGACTCTGATGACCTTATCAAGGAAACCTTTCTTAAGAAAAAACTGGCTTTCTTGAATTTGTTCCAAATGAAATTACTCATTTGGGATATATTGGATGTCCGTGGTTATATTTCTAAATCTCATGTTGAGTGGTTGGAAGAGTGTGTATGCGACTTTACATgcagagatgaaattgaagactACATATTTGATACAAAGAGGTCCTGCTATCCTTTTTTCGAAAAGAAACAAGAGGAAGAGCCTCAAAGGAAGAGGAAGAGGTCCTCTGCCTTCAACCTTCGAGATGAGGAAGAGTCTCAAAGGAAGAGGTCCTCTGCCTTGAACCTTCAAGACTACACCTTACTGAGGAGAAAGAGAGACAAGAAAAAGTACATCCAAGAAATAAGAGAAGAATATATG gtcTTGGATGAGAAATGCAAGCGTGAAGCAAGCCGAGTTCTGCAGTTTTCCGATTATTTGAACATCAGAAGTACCAAGCTTGATATCCCCCTATATCGATTGAAATTGGCTACCCTCATCAGCCGCCTGTCTTCTCTCATCAGAATCCACCCCCAG AATCAAGCGGTTGGTGGTCCAACTACCTCCAAGGTTTAA
- the LOC113349754 gene encoding uncharacterized protein LOC113349754 isoform X2 — protein sequence MEHVINKWGSTGSTLKVMVIDAYLKFVSAVLSDYIKALNGVVDKKWCPTKDSLSAVLKTLKELDSKLSYEWHDSDDLIKETFLKKKLAFLNLFQMKLLIWDILDVRGYISKSHVEWLEECVCDFTCRDEIEDYIFDTKRSCYPFFEKKQEEEPQRKRKRSSAFNLRDEEESQRKRSSALNLQDYTLLRRKRDKKKYIQEIREEYMVLDEKCKREASRVLQFSDYLNIRSTKLDIPLYRLKLATLISRLSSLIRIHPQNQAVGGPTTSKV from the exons ATGGAACATGTAATTAATAAGTGGGGATCTACTGGGTCAACCTTGAAAGTGATGGTTATTGATGCATATCTCAAATTTGTAAGTGCTGTATTATCTGATTACATCAAGGCTTTAAATGGAGTGGTTGACAAAAAATGGTGTCCTACCAAAGATTCTTTAAGTGCTGTTCTGAAGACTCTTAAAGAACTCGATTCAAAGCTCTCCTACGAATGGCACGACTCTGATGACCTTATCAAGGAAACCTTTCTTAAGAAAAAACTGGCTTTCTTGAATTTGTTCCAAATGAAATTACTCATTTGGGATATATTGGATGTCCGTGGTTATATTTCTAAATCTCATGTTGAGTGGTTGGAAGAGTGTGTATGCGACTTTACATgcagagatgaaattgaagactACATATTTGATACAAAGAGGTCCTGCTATCCTTTTTTCGAAAAGAAACAAGAGGAAGAGCCTCAAAGGAAGAGGAAGAGGTCCTCTGCCTTCAACCTTCGAGATGAGGAAGAGTCTCAAAGGAAGAGGTCCTCTGCCTTGAACCTTCAAGACTACACCTTACTGAGGAGAAAGAGAGACAAGAAAAAGTACATCCAAGAAATAAGAGAAGAATATATG gtcTTGGATGAGAAATGCAAGCGTGAAGCAAGCCGAGTTCTGCAGTTTTCCGATTATTTGAACATCAGAAGTACCAAGCTTGATATCCCCCTATATCGATTGAAATTGGCTACCCTCATCAGCCGCCTGTCTTCTCTCATCAGAATCCACCCCCAG AATCAAGCGGTTGGTGGTCCAACTACCTCCAAGGTTTAA